One Pseudonocardia abyssalis DNA segment encodes these proteins:
- a CDS encoding carbohydrate ABC transporter permease, with the protein MTATVERRTLTPSEAAVAPPRRRRSGTFLGVLAWLIGILFVLPVVWMVLTSFHSENDAATNPPSVFAPLTLDGYANFFGASTGASPWPPLLNSMTASVVSTVLVLLLAIPAAYALSIRPVRKWTDVMFFFLSTKMLPVVAGLLPVYLIAQGIGMLDNIWLLIVLYTSMNLPIAVWMMRSFLAEVPVEILEAASVDGASLTRTLRVIVMPIVLPGIAATSLICFIFSWNELLFARVLTATVAQTAPVFLTSFVTSQGLFLAKVCAAAVVVSLPVLIAGFAAQDKLVQGLSLGAIK; encoded by the coding sequence ATGACCGCGACCGTGGAACGGAGGACGCTCACCCCGTCCGAGGCGGCGGTCGCCCCGCCCCGGCGCAGGCGCTCGGGCACGTTCCTGGGGGTGCTCGCCTGGCTGATCGGCATCCTGTTCGTGCTGCCGGTCGTGTGGATGGTGCTCACGTCCTTCCACAGCGAGAACGACGCGGCGACGAACCCGCCGTCGGTGTTCGCGCCGCTCACCCTCGACGGCTACGCCAACTTCTTCGGGGCGTCGACGGGGGCGAGCCCGTGGCCGCCACTGCTCAACTCGATGACCGCGAGCGTCGTGTCGACGGTGCTGGTGCTGCTGCTCGCGATCCCCGCCGCGTACGCGCTGTCGATCCGGCCGGTCCGCAAGTGGACCGACGTGATGTTCTTCTTCCTGTCGACGAAGATGCTGCCGGTCGTCGCGGGCCTGCTGCCGGTGTACCTGATCGCGCAGGGCATCGGGATGCTCGACAACATCTGGCTGCTGATCGTGCTCTACACCTCGATGAACCTGCCGATCGCGGTGTGGATGATGCGGTCGTTCCTCGCCGAGGTGCCGGTGGAGATCCTGGAGGCCGCGTCGGTCGACGGGGCGTCGCTGACGCGGACGCTGCGGGTGATCGTCATGCCGATCGTGCTGCCGGGGATCGCGGCGACGTCGTTGATCTGCTTCATCTTCAGCTGGAACGAGCTGCTGTTCGCCCGCGTCCTGACGGCGACGGTGGCGCAGACGGCGCCGGTGTTCCTCACGAGCTTCGTCACCAGCCAGGGCCTGTTCCTGGCGAAGGTGTGCGCGGCGGCCGTGGTGGTGTCGCTGCCGGTGCTCATCGCCGGGTTCGCGGCGCAGGACAAGCTGGTGCAGGGACTGTCGTTGGGAGCGATCAAATGA
- a CDS encoding zinc-dependent alcohol dehydrogenase family protein, translating to MRAAVISADKVTVETVPDPTPGPREVVVAVAGCGICGTDLHIADGEFAPTLPVTPGHEFAGEVVGVGSSVTELRVGDQVAVDPSLHCGECYFCRRGRGNLCERWAAIGVSTTGGAAEYAVAPVANCVVLPPGVSPADAALIEPLSCAVRGFDVLAPALGDHYLIYGAGTMGLMMMELAKRAGAAGVSMVDLNPARLETAKELGCTHAVTSADELEQQRGWDNVIDCTGVVAAIEDGLGRVIRGGTFQQFGVANEDAVARFSPFRVYNQEIRIVGSMAVLHSFERAAELFADGVLRPEIMISDRKPLEEYPAALEQFRAGVGRKIQVCP from the coding sequence ATGAGGGCTGCAGTGATCTCGGCCGACAAGGTGACCGTGGAGACGGTGCCGGACCCGACGCCGGGGCCGCGGGAGGTCGTCGTCGCGGTCGCCGGGTGCGGGATCTGCGGCACCGACCTGCACATCGCCGACGGGGAGTTCGCCCCGACGCTCCCGGTCACGCCGGGGCACGAGTTCGCGGGCGAGGTCGTCGGCGTCGGTTCCTCCGTGACCGAACTGCGGGTGGGCGACCAGGTCGCCGTCGATCCGTCGCTGCACTGCGGCGAGTGCTACTTCTGCCGCCGCGGCCGCGGCAACCTGTGCGAGCGCTGGGCCGCGATCGGCGTCTCGACGACGGGCGGGGCGGCCGAGTACGCGGTCGCGCCCGTCGCCAACTGCGTGGTGCTGCCACCCGGCGTGAGCCCGGCCGACGCGGCACTGATCGAACCGCTGTCGTGCGCGGTCCGCGGCTTCGACGTCCTCGCCCCGGCGTTGGGCGACCACTACCTGATCTACGGCGCGGGCACGATGGGCCTGATGATGATGGAGCTGGCCAAGCGGGCCGGTGCCGCCGGCGTCAGCATGGTCGATCTCAACCCCGCGCGGCTGGAGACGGCGAAGGAGCTCGGCTGCACCCACGCCGTGACCAGCGCCGACGAGCTGGAGCAGCAGCGCGGGTGGGACAACGTCATCGACTGCACCGGCGTCGTCGCCGCCATCGAGGACGGGCTGGGCCGGGTGATCCGCGGGGGCACGTTCCAGCAGTTCGGGGTCGCGAACGAGGACGCCGTCGCGCGCTTCTCCCCGTTCCGCGTCTACAACCAGGAGATCCGGATCGTCGGGTCGATGGCGGTGCTGCACAGCTTCGAACGGGCGGCGGAGCTGTTCGCCGACGGCGTGCTGCGGCCGGAGATCATGATCAGCGACCGGAAGCCGCTGGAGGAGTACCCGGCGGCGCTGGAGCAGTTCCGCGCGGGGGTCGGGCGCAAGATCCAGGTGTGCCCGTGA
- a CDS encoding M20 family metallopeptidase, producing the protein MTEPLRPDDGYLRSLDAATARAAESAEPLTSPHAGASDAVRRRVTEAVAGCGDQLVRLSRDLHAHPEVGFDEHRSVQAVADLLASHGHEARIGAGGLDTAFVARVGTDGPHVAVLAEYDALPGVGHACGHNIICSTAVGGFLAAAKVVGETGGRLSLIGTPAEEGGGGKETLARAGVFDDVDAVVMLHPFSHDVAMHPFLGRRQLEMVFHGVAAHAAAQPFMGRNALDAAVAAYQGVAALRQHLPGTDRAHGVFTDGGARPNVVPERAALMFYLRSAAPETLRDLAERVSAVAHGAAAMHGCGVELLWDAQPAYLPIRFNHALSARWAVNQEPAGRTPLPPGVVPEFLTGSTDLGNLSFRMPAIHPMLAVADAALHTAEFATAAGSPAGDRAVRDGALGLALTAADYLADADLRDAVHAEFAELGGPLDVPGYFA; encoded by the coding sequence GTGACCGAACCGCTCCGCCCCGACGACGGCTACCTCCGCTCCCTCGACGCCGCCACCGCCCGGGCCGCGGAGTCGGCGGAGCCGCTGACGTCCCCCCACGCCGGGGCGTCCGACGCGGTGCGCAGGCGGGTCACCGAGGCCGTCGCCGGATGCGGCGACCAGCTCGTCAGGCTGAGCCGCGACCTGCACGCCCATCCCGAGGTCGGGTTCGACGAGCACCGGTCCGTGCAGGCGGTGGCCGACCTGCTGGCCTCGCACGGGCACGAGGCCCGGATCGGGGCGGGCGGCCTCGACACCGCCTTCGTCGCACGCGTCGGGACCGACGGCCCGCACGTCGCGGTCCTCGCCGAGTACGACGCCCTGCCCGGCGTCGGCCACGCCTGCGGCCACAACATCATCTGCTCGACGGCGGTGGGCGGGTTCCTCGCCGCGGCGAAGGTCGTCGGGGAGACGGGCGGGCGGCTGTCACTGATCGGCACGCCCGCCGAGGAGGGCGGCGGCGGCAAGGAGACGCTCGCGCGGGCCGGGGTCTTCGACGACGTCGACGCCGTGGTGATGCTGCACCCGTTCTCCCACGACGTGGCGATGCACCCGTTCCTGGGTCGCCGGCAGCTGGAGATGGTGTTCCACGGGGTCGCCGCGCACGCCGCCGCGCAGCCGTTCATGGGCCGCAACGCCCTCGACGCCGCCGTCGCCGCGTACCAGGGCGTCGCCGCGCTGCGCCAGCACCTGCCCGGTACCGACCGCGCGCACGGCGTCTTCACCGACGGCGGCGCCCGCCCCAACGTCGTGCCCGAGCGCGCGGCGCTGATGTTCTACCTCCGCTCGGCCGCCCCGGAGACCCTGCGCGACCTCGCCGAGCGCGTCTCCGCCGTCGCGCACGGGGCCGCGGCGATGCACGGCTGCGGCGTCGAGCTGCTCTGGGACGCCCAGCCCGCGTACCTGCCGATCCGCTTCAACCACGCGCTCTCCGCGCGCTGGGCCGTCAACCAGGAACCGGCGGGGCGCACGCCGCTGCCGCCCGGCGTCGTCCCGGAGTTCCTGACCGGGTCCACCGACCTGGGCAACCTCAGCTTCCGGATGCCCGCGATCCACCCGATGCTCGCCGTGGCCGACGCGGCCCTGCACACCGCCGAGTTCGCGACGGCCGCCGGCAGCCCGGCTGGCGACCGGGCCGTCCGTGACGGGGCGCTCGGGCTCGCCCTCACCGCGGCCGACTACCTCGCCGACGCCGACCTGCGCGACGCCGTGCACGCCGAGTTCGCCGAGCTGGGTGGCCCGCTGGACGTGCCGGGCTACTTCGCCTGA